TTCTCTCATGATGAAGCCACCTCTTATGGCCGCATTGATACGGCGGCCGATCCCTACGTCCTCCGTTACGTGAGCGCGAAAATCGGTGGACTGGGACCGCTGTTCAATCTCATCCGAACCGACTTCGGCTCGGTAGTGAACATGCCCCCCGGATCCGAGGCCGCGGCGCTGTTCAACGAGCTGAACGCGCGGTTCACCCAGCACACCTTCCGCGACCGTTTTCACGAAACCGGACTGTTTCACCATCTGCTGGTCGCCCTCTATCGCGAACAGGTCCACGCCACTCGAGCCAGCGATCCCATCGAATTCGGATATCATTACCTGCGCAGTCATTTTCGCTCACCCATCAACCTCAAGCTCGTTGCCGAAAAATGCGGCGTGAGCCGTGAACATTTCATCCGGGAGTTCACAGACCGTTACAGCGAATCCCCCGGTGGATTCCTGCGCGGCCTACGCCTAGATCACGCCCGGACGATGCTCGCAGCAACCAACAACAACGTAGAATCCATTGCCCTCTCAAGTGGCTATGCGAGCAGTAACTCTTTCCGCCGAGCCTACAGTCAAAAATTCGGGCGTAGCCCTCGTGCTCAATGACTCAGTCGAAACGAAGCGGCTTCGATTGGGCGAAGACGTATGACGTGAAGACATTGGCAATCTCGATTTCCGACGCCGGTCGGACCGACGAAGAGGAACGAGCCGCGCGGGCGGTTTGGATTCCCGACTGGTGTCATGTCGGAAGGCCGCACCGATCACGTTGCCTGTCTCCCGCTCGGCCTGCGCGCCGTCCTTACGGACTCGTGTCGCCGCTAGCTTTTCCAGCTCCGACATGGCCGTCCGCACCGCGCGATCATGCAGCGCCAAAATGCGGTCATCCTGATAAAGCGCGACGACCGAAACGCTCTTCGGAGGACTGATCGTGAAATCATAAAATACCTGGCCGTTCGCCAACTCACCGCCCAGCGATTCCCGCCGCAGCGAATTCAACCGCTGGGTCAGTCGCTCGCCGGTCTTCGGATTCTGACCGTCACAAAGCGAGGAAATCCGCCTCACCAACGACACCCGTCAAACCGAGCCGAATCGCAGCCTCCCCGAACCATTCTCCGCGCACCTGCGCTTCCACCGAGCAGTAATCACCCACGCTCAGATGCTCGCGAAAGTAAGACTTCGCGTGCTTCAAATTCATCTGTGCTTTTGGACTCAGCATGGGTTCAGGCGCGACTCGCGCGCGTTTAACTTAGGAAACGCATCCGCGTTTCTCTCCAGGTGGGACGCCCTACTCCTTACGCTGCCGCGTAACGTTTGAGATTTCGTAAAAACGACTGGCATGTCGCATTTGCTCGCGCGTCAACCCACGCGACCAACGACACACCTGCTGAAATGAGGTCACGCACAGGGGCGGCCGCTGACCTAATTCCCGACCGAGCAAGACACCGCGCCAACATTCCGCTGCGCTCCACTTTTGGCCCGGCGACTTGCCCTGGCGGGAACATAAACGGCACACGCGCGAAGACTCTGGGCACGGTCGTCGCTCCGCCCGCCGTCCGCCTGCGCGGGCTGCCTACGGCAACTCCGCTCCGGCTCCCGGCCAGCTGCGTTCCTCCCGTCCCGGAGACTTCGCGCAGGCCGACAGATCGTCCGACCCGCAGCCGATTCCGACTTGCCGAAAATAGGGACACTGGCCGATCCCCAAATAACAGCGGAACAAACCTCACTTCGACAGCCGACATCCGCAAATGCATGCATCAAGCGAGAAGCCTACGACGAAGTTGGTGCAGTCGTTTGCTCTTGGCGGGCACCTATAACGAGATGTGTGGTTAGATGTGACGAAGGAGGATGCTCTCGTAGAGCTCCTGCTTGCCGCTCTTCGGAGTTACCTCGCCTTGTTCATGGGCGATCTTGTGGAGGTCGGTGAGCGTAAGATTGCCGTCTTCGTAAGCCTTGCCGCTGCCGGTATCGAAACTGGCGTAGCGGGCTTTCACGAGGCCGGGTATCTCGGACTTGGTGAGAATCTTCTCGGTGGCGATGGCGGCGCGGGCGAAGGCGTCCATTCCGGATACGTGGGCGATGAAGATATCCTCAAGGTCGGTTGAGTTGCGGCGGATCTTCGCGTCGAAATTGACACCGCCGTGGCTGAAGCCGCCGGCTTTGATGATGACCATCATGGCTTCGGTGAGTTCGAGCGGATCGATGGGGAACTGGTCGGTGTCCCAGCCATTTTGCACGTCGCCACGGTTGGCATCGACGCTGCCGAGGAGACCGGCGTCGGCGGAGACTTGCAGTTCGTGCGGGAAGGTGTGGCCGGCGAGCGTGGCGTGGTTGACCTCGATGTTGAGAGCGAAGTCGGCGAGCAGGTTGAACTCGCGCAGGAAGCCGATGACGGTCGCGGCATCGAAGTCATACTGGTGCTTGGTGGGCTCGCAGGGCTTGGGCTCGATGAAGAACTTGCCCTTGAAACCTTGGGCGCGGGCGTAGTCGCGGGCGATGGTGAGGAAGCGGCCGAGGTGTTCGCGTTCACGCTTCATGTCGGTGTTGAGCAGCGAGAGGTAGCCTTCGCGGCCACCCCAGAACACGTAGCCTTCGCCGCCAAGGGCGATGGTGGCGTCGATCGCTCCTTTGAGTTGGCCACCAGCGCGGGCGAGGATGGAAAACTCGGGGTTGGTGGACGCGCCGTTCATGAAGCGCGGATTGCTGAAGAG
This portion of the Rariglobus hedericola genome encodes:
- a CDS encoding AraC family transcriptional regulator translates to MSGAFFTTVIYSNDEEWSSSVYSYDNSRRGSSADHVAIQLTLRGQGWFRDSRGMQAVPSGHAMLFSHDEATSYGRIDTAADPYVLRYVSAKIGGLGPLFNLIRTDFGSVVNMPPGSEAAALFNELNARFTQHTFRDRFHETGLFHHLLVALYREQVHATRASDPIEFGYHYLRSHFRSPINLKLVAEKCGVSREHFIREFTDRYSESPGGFLRGLRLDHARTMLAATNNNVESIALSSGYASSNSFRRAYSQKFGRSPRAQ
- a CDS encoding relaxase domain-containing protein; translation: MSLVRRISSLCDGQNPKTGERLTQRLNSLRRESLGGELANGQVFYDFTISPPKSVSVVALYQDDRILALHDRAVRTAMSELEKLAATRVRKDGAQAERETGNVIGAAFRHDTSRESKPPARLVPLRRSDRRRKSRLPMSSRHTSSPNRSRFVSTESLSTRATPEFLTVGSAERVTARIAT
- the xylA gene encoding xylose isomerase; translated protein: MPTKLTTGSKTYFPNIGRIAYEGPDSSNPLAFRYYDANRVVAGRSLESWLRYAVSYWHSFCGNGGDPFGAPTRPMPWLTAADPIQRAKDKADAAFEFITKIGAPYYCFHDTDIIDESDTTLAEFEKRMAAIVPYLKEKQAASGVKLLWGTANLFSNPRFMNGASTNPEFSILARAGGQLKGAIDATIALGGEGYVFWGGREGYLSLLNTDMKREREHLGRFLTIARDYARAQGFKGKFFIEPKPCEPTKHQYDFDAATVIGFLREFNLLADFALNIEVNHATLAGHTFPHELQVSADAGLLGSVDANRGDVQNGWDTDQFPIDPLELTEAMMVIIKAGGFSHGGVNFDAKIRRNSTDLEDIFIAHVSGMDAFARAAIATEKILTKSEIPGLVKARYASFDTGSGKAYEDGNLTLTDLHKIAHEQGEVTPKSGKQELYESILLRHI